In Colletotrichum higginsianum IMI 349063 chromosome 1, whole genome shotgun sequence, one genomic interval encodes:
- a CDS encoding BZIP transcription factor: MEPIAGNQGRRAKRVRAVEALSEEQVQRKRNVDRMAQRAFRQRTKDRISDLEQQLAHAQEMSNLKDQRLSALCEHRNLLLQLLNNGARGSGSNALHPSSSSSFGEALTDRQMDAGSSSPSSPPPSGSPAVLSNDLRIECSMWRGPVSRISRLGGGGGADDGDPPSPFPQTTRGHAAAHLIAPLHLPPTCPLDHILSDFVASRRAMVSRGAALEVVLGDPRPSVKALFDEASAASLHPLSALLSKVLATFPGLKRPERLAFFYVMSLTIKWLVSLDRDHYIALPAWLRPTVTQVVTKHPIWLDNIPWPGVRHVLVERSEQLSHPVFSPHFSSNVSVNWPFDVTDAVSVVGGETVLHSIFEKHVRNLKNWTMSPEFMARFPEMAASVVSLE; this comes from the exons ATGGAGCCCATCGCCGGCAATCAAGGTCGCCGGGCAAAGCGCGTCAGGGCGGTAGAGGCCCTCAGCGAAGAACAGGTGCAGCGGAAGCGCAACGTCGACCGAATGGCTCAGCGGGCTTTCCGGCAAAGGACCAAGGATCGCATCTCAGACCTCGAACAGCAGCTTGCGCACGCGCAAGAGATGTCTAACCTAAAAGATCAGCGGTTGTCGGCATTATGCGAGCACAGGAATTTGTTGCTCCAGTTGCTCAACAACGGTGCCAGAGGTTCAGGTTCCAATGCGCTccacccgtcgtcgtcgtcgtcgttcggCGAGGCTTTGACGGATCGTCAGATGGATGCAGGCTCCTCCTCTCCGAGTAGCCCACCCCCCAGCGGGTCACCCGCTGTTTTGTCAAACGACCTACGGATAGAATGCTCCATGTGGCGAGGGCCCGTTTCTCGCATCTCGaggctcggcggcggcggcggcgccgacgacggagacCCTCCGAGCCCATTCCCACAGACTACGCGTGGCCATGCTGCAGCACACCTCATCGCCCCCCTTCACTTGCCTCCCACATGCCCGCTAGATCACATCCTTTCGGACTTTGTGGCTTCGCGCAGGGCAATGGTGTCCCGAGGGGCTGCGCTCGAGGTTGTGCTTGGAGATCCCAGGCCGTCGGTCAAGGCGCTCTTCGACGAGGCATCCGCCGCGTCTTTGCACCCGCTGAGTGCTCTGTTGTCCAAGGTCCTGGCAACATTCCCCGGACTCAAGAGACCGGAAAGGCTGGCCTTCTTCTACGTCATGAGCCTGACGATAAAG TGGCTTGTATCACTCGACAGAGACCATTACATTGCTCTACCAGCCTGGCTACGGCCGACAGTGACGCAAGTTGTAACCAAGCACCCGATTTGGCTGGATAACATTCCATG GCCGGGCGTGCGTCATGTTCTCGTGGAAAGGTCAGAACAACTGTCACACCCGGTATTCTCTCCTCACTTTTCGTCCAACGTCAGCGTCAACTGGCCCTTTGACGTAACAGACGCGGTCTCGGTCGTCGGGGGCGAGACCGTCCTGCACTCGATATTCGAAAA